A genome region from Brassica oleracea var. oleracea cultivar TO1000 chromosome C2, BOL, whole genome shotgun sequence includes the following:
- the LOC106325232 gene encoding ubiquitin-conjugating enzyme E2 3, whose product MATPARKRLMWDFKRLQKDPPLGISGAPQDNNIMHWNALIFGPDDSPWDGGTFKLTLQFTEDYPNKPPVVRFVSRMFHPNIYADGSICLDILQNQWSPIYDVSAILTSIQSLLCDPNPNSPANSEAARLFSENKREYNRKVMEIVEQSYA is encoded by the exons ATGGCAACTCCAGCTAGGAAGAGACTCATGTGGGACTTCAAGAGACTGCAGAAAGATCCTCCCTTGGGGATCAGTGGAGCTCCTCAAGACAACAACATTATGCACTGGAACGCTCTCATCTTTGG ACCTGATGACAGTCCATGGGATGGAG GTACCTTCAAGTTGACTCTTCAGTTCACTGAGGACTACCCTAACAAACCACCAGTGGTTCGCTTTGTTTCTCGGATGTTTCATCCGAATA TTTATGCTGATGGAAGCATTTGTTTGGATATATTACAAAACCAGTGGAGTCCCATATATGATGTCTCAGCAATCCTCACATCAATTCAG TCTCTGCTTTGTGATCCAAATCCTAACTCGCCAGCAAACTCTGAAGCTGCAAGGTTGTTCAGTGAGAACAAACGAGAGTACAACAGGAAAGTTATGGAGATTGTGGAGCAGAGCTATGCTTAA
- the LOC106327543 gene encoding U-box domain-containing protein 41-like — protein sequence MGGNNRQRWFSFHQRSASATATTVPQHKHDETPPEFLCPITGFLMSDPVVVPSGQTFERLSVQICRNLGFVPDLLDGTRPDFSAVIPNLAMKSTIFSWCDRKKIDHPRPPDAAYVENVVRARMDKDPDPDPDPNPGQESLEREILPPVAENSPSDYDAVMELIRARSKKPMSPTASPTASSVESVTIRQTPFFPTRAVTMFSSSSTTSSSSGAYAGFDSSSPTSDYSSPSSSPMSPEEEEIYNKLRGADIFDHEQGLILLRKMTRSSEDLRVSLCTDRILSFLRQLLVSRYNLVQTNAAASLVNLSLEKQNKVKIVRSGFVPLLIDVLKSGTTEAQEHVAGALFSLALEDENKMVIGVLGAVEPLLHALRSSESERARQDAALALYHLSLIPSNRTRLVRAGAVASLLTMVRSGESTSRILLVLCNLAACPDGKGAMLDGNAVAILVGKLREGGEDEAARENCVAVLLTLCQGNLRFRGLASEAGAEEVLKEVEESGNGRVKEKAGRILQAMRGGGGESEYGENAEAREWNRMIEATGLSRTQFQGGQNGGFACSSQF from the coding sequence ATGGGTGGAAACAACAGGCAGAGATGGTTCTCCTTCCACCAACGCTCCGCTTCCGCCACCGCCACAACCGTGCCGCAACACAAACACGACGAGACTCCACCGGAGTTCCTCTGCCCCATCACCGGGTTCCTCATGTCGGATCCCGTCGTCGTCCCCTCCGGCCAAACCTTCGAGCGCCTCTCCGTCCAAATCTGCCGCAACTTAGGCTTCGTCCCGGATCTCCTCGACGGGACCCGACCCGATTTCTCCGCCGTCATCCCCAACTTAGCCATGAAATCAACCATCTTCAGCTGGTGCGACCGGAAAAAAATCGACCACCCTCGTCCTCCCGACGCTGCCTACGTGGAAAACGTGGTCCGCGCCCGGATGGATAAAGATCCGGATCCGGATCCGGATCCAAACCCGGGTCAAGAATCTCTGGAGCGTGAGATTCTCCCCCCTGTTGCTGAGAACTCTCCTTCGGATTACGATGCTGTGATGGAACTGATTCGAGCTCGATCCAAGAAACCAATGTCTCCGACAGCTTCTCCGACAGCATCGTCAGTTGAGTCTGTCACGATCCGACAAACCCCGTTTTTTCCGACAAGAGCCGTTACGATGTTCTCTTCCTCCTCAACTACTTCTTCCTCGTCAGGAGCTTACGCTGGATTCGATAGTAGCAGTCCTACCTCCGATTACTCTTCGCCGTCGTCGTCGCCGATGTCGCCGGAGGAGGAAGAGATCTACAACAAGCTGCGAGGCGCCGACATTTTCGACCACGAGCAAGGTCTGATTCTCCTCAGGAAGATGACGAGGTCCAGCGAGGATCTCCGCGTCTCGCTATGCACCGACAGGATCCTCTCTTTCCTCCGACAGCTTCTCGTCTCGCGGTACAATCTCGTTCAGACAAACGCCGCGGCGTCTCTGGTCAACCTCTCCTTAGAGAAACAGAACAAGGTGAAGATCGTGAGGTCAGGGTTCGTGCCTTTGTTGATCGACGTGTTGAAGTCTGGAACCACGGAGGCTCAGGAGCATGTGGCCGGAGCTTTGTTTAGTTTAGCGCTTGAGGATGAGAATAAAATGGTGATTGGAGTTTTAGGCGCGGTGGAGCCTCTACTCCACGCGCTTCGTTCTTCGGAGAGCGAGAGAGCGCGTCAAGACGCGGCTCTCGCGCTCTACCACTTGTCTCTGATTCCGAGTAATAGGACTAGGCTGGTTAGAGCAGGTGCGGTGGCGAGTCTGTTGACGATGGTTAGGTCTGGTGAGTCTACGAGCCGGATACTGTTGGTGCTTTGTAACCTCGCGGCTTGTCCTGATGGGAAAGGTGCGATGTTGGATGGAAACGCGGTGGCGATTTTGGTGGGGAAGCTTAGGGAAGGAGGGGAAGATGAGGCGGCGCGTGAGAATTGCGTGGCGGTTTTGTTGACGCTTTGTCAGGGGAATCTGAGGTTTAGGGGGTTGGCGAGTGAGGCGGGAGCTGAGGAGGTGTTGAAGGAGGTGGAAGAGAGTGGGAACGGGCGTGTGAAGGAGAAGGCGGGGAGGATTCTACAGGCCATGAGGGGAGGAGGTGGAGAGAGTGAGTATGGGGAAAACGCGGAGGCGCGTGAGTGGAACCGTATGATTGAAGCTACTGGTCTGAGTCGGACTCAGTTTCAGGGAGGGCAAAACGGGGGTTTCGCTTGTTCCTCTCAGTTCTAG